The following coding sequences lie in one Chelatococcus sp. YT9 genomic window:
- a CDS encoding NAD(P)/FAD-dependent oxidoreductase: MEEVDVVVIGAGVVGLAIARRLALAGRDVLVLEAAGSIGTETSARNSEVIHAGIYYPHGSLMARLCVEGRRALYAYCAERGVPHKACGKLIVATDDPERERLAGIAAHAEGNGVEGLRFLSAHEARALEPALQCTAALLSPTTGIIDSHAYMLSLQGDAENAGASFAFHCRVRDGRVTSDGIVLRIEDGDGTSLRARTVINAAGLHAPAVARALEGMPGEKVPQAYFAKGNYFGLSTRAPFAHLIYPVPVPGGLGTHLTLDLAGRARFGPDVEWIDEVNYAVDPLRAASFYGAIRRYWPDLPDGVLQPDYSGIRPKIAPASAGTQDFRIEGPESHGVAGLVNLFGIESPGLTSSLAIADHVAGLVRGNA, encoded by the coding sequence GTGGAAGAGGTTGATGTCGTCGTCATCGGAGCTGGCGTGGTAGGACTTGCCATCGCACGGCGGCTCGCCCTCGCTGGAAGAGACGTTCTGGTTCTGGAAGCGGCGGGGTCGATCGGCACAGAGACGTCAGCCCGCAACAGCGAAGTGATCCACGCCGGCATCTACTACCCGCATGGCAGCCTCATGGCGCGGCTTTGCGTGGAGGGACGACGAGCGCTCTACGCCTACTGCGCCGAGCGAGGTGTCCCCCACAAGGCCTGCGGCAAGTTGATCGTCGCGACCGACGATCCAGAGCGGGAGCGGCTCGCCGGCATTGCCGCTCATGCCGAGGGCAATGGCGTGGAGGGTCTGCGATTCCTCTCAGCCCATGAGGCCCGCGCGCTCGAACCGGCCCTTCAGTGCACGGCCGCGCTGCTCTCGCCGACGACAGGCATCATCGATAGCCACGCCTATATGCTGTCGCTGCAGGGCGATGCGGAAAATGCCGGCGCTAGCTTTGCCTTTCATTGCCGCGTTCGGGATGGACGGGTCACCAGCGACGGCATCGTCCTGAGGATTGAGGACGGCGACGGCACATCGCTTCGAGCCCGCACCGTGATCAATGCCGCAGGGCTCCACGCCCCCGCGGTAGCCCGTGCGTTGGAGGGCATGCCTGGGGAAAAGGTGCCGCAGGCCTATTTCGCCAAGGGCAATTATTTCGGCCTGAGCACGCGCGCACCCTTCGCGCATCTGATCTACCCCGTACCGGTGCCGGGTGGACTAGGCACGCATCTTACCTTGGATCTCGCAGGCCGCGCCCGATTCGGGCCGGACGTGGAATGGATCGACGAGGTGAACTACGCCGTTGATCCCCTACGGGCGGCGTCCTTCTACGGCGCGATCCGCCGTTACTGGCCGGACCTTCCCGATGGCGTGCTCCAGCCCGATTATTCCGGCATCCGGCCCAAAATTGCTCCAGCGAGCGCAGGCACACAGGACTTTCGTATCGAGGGGCCCGAGAGCCATGGCGTCGCGGGCCTGGTGAATCTGTTCGGAATCGAATCGCCCGGCCTTACATCTTCGCTCGCCATAGCGGACCATGTCGCAGGCCTCGTGCGGGGCAATGCCTGA
- a CDS encoding GGDEF domain-containing protein, translating to MHQPEALYAGAPGAENDDSQMFELAPVSLWLEDYSGLRRIFDDWRAAGVIDLRSHLLADLDRVKQCSSAIRVVKVNRKTLSLFEAQDVGHLVQNLGLVFRDDMLTTHMEELVTMWEGNTRFASNTVNYTLSGKRLDIQLNGVILPGYEASWERVLVSIEDVSEREQARRRILVAEEYARGLFQHSPVSLWVEDFSSIKHLIDEVRERGIVDFRVFIDVHPEFISRCMSEIRVLDVNQHTLELFRAPDKGTLLHRLADVFRDGMEQHFKEQLIDLWNNQLFQQREVVNYDLDGRELTLLMQFSVLPGYETDWSLVQIALTDISARKKAEAYLEYLGKHDVLTKLYNRSFFVEELNRLERRGPRPVTIIMADLNGLKRVNDQLGHAAGDGLLRRAGEVLGKLVEKPHHVARIGGDEFAVLMPGVEQEDGEAVMLELENLVNLNNQFYSGLPLNLSIGVATSQADERLEAVVSRADMLMLKAKRAYYANVQNDRRRGRSTAGR from the coding sequence ATGCACCAACCTGAAGCCCTGTATGCTGGCGCTCCAGGCGCGGAGAACGACGACAGCCAGATGTTCGAGCTCGCGCCCGTGTCGCTGTGGCTCGAGGATTACAGTGGGCTCAGGCGCATATTTGATGACTGGCGCGCGGCCGGCGTCATCGATCTGCGGAGCCATCTCCTAGCCGACCTCGATCGGGTAAAGCAGTGCTCCAGCGCAATCCGGGTCGTCAAGGTCAATCGGAAGACGTTGTCCCTTTTCGAGGCGCAAGATGTTGGGCATCTTGTCCAGAACCTCGGTTTGGTGTTCCGCGACGACATGTTGACGACCCATATGGAGGAACTGGTCACCATGTGGGAGGGGAACACACGCTTCGCGAGCAATACCGTCAATTATACGCTGTCCGGCAAGCGGCTCGACATCCAGCTGAACGGCGTCATCCTCCCAGGTTATGAGGCAAGCTGGGAGCGTGTCCTCGTCTCCATCGAGGATGTGTCGGAACGTGAGCAGGCGCGGCGGCGCATTCTGGTTGCGGAGGAATATGCCCGTGGCTTGTTCCAGCACTCGCCGGTCTCGTTGTGGGTGGAGGATTTCTCAAGCATCAAACATCTCATCGATGAGGTCCGGGAGCGCGGTATCGTCGACTTTCGTGTCTTCATCGATGTCCATCCGGAATTCATTTCGCGCTGCATGAGCGAAATTCGCGTCCTCGACGTCAATCAGCACACGCTTGAACTGTTTCGTGCGCCGGACAAGGGAACGCTGCTGCATCGACTGGCGGACGTCTTCCGCGATGGAATGGAGCAGCACTTCAAGGAGCAACTGATCGACCTCTGGAACAATCAGCTTTTCCAGCAGCGCGAGGTGGTGAACTACGATCTCGACGGCCGGGAGCTAACCCTGCTGATGCAATTCTCCGTACTGCCGGGCTACGAGACGGATTGGTCTCTCGTTCAAATTGCTCTTACCGACATCAGCGCACGCAAGAAGGCGGAGGCGTATCTCGAGTATCTCGGCAAGCACGATGTGCTGACCAAGCTCTACAACCGCTCCTTCTTCGTGGAGGAGTTGAACAGGCTTGAACGGCGCGGCCCGCGGCCGGTGACGATCATCATGGCTGATCTCAATGGCCTGAAGCGGGTGAACGACCAACTCGGCCATGCGGCCGGAGACGGGCTCCTGCGTCGAGCGGGCGAGGTGCTTGGCAAGCTCGTTGAGAAGCCCCACCACGTGGCTCGCATCGGCGGCGATGAGTTTGCTGTGCTCATGCCGGGCGTCGAACAAGAGGACGGTGAAGCCGTGATGCTCGAGCTTGAAAATCTCGTTAATCTCAACAACCAGTTCTATTCCGGCTTGCCGCTGAACCTCTCGATCGGCGTGGCCACCAGCCAGGCTGATGAGAGGCTGGAGGCCGTCGTCAGCCGCGCGGACATGCTGATGCTCAAGGCAAAGCGCGCCTACTACGCCAATGTGCAGAACGACCGTCGCCGCGGCCGCTCAACCGCGGGGCGCTAG
- a CDS encoding ABC transporter permease, whose amino-acid sequence MNYYAIGSIYKFEMARAWRTLLQSIIAPVISTSLYFIVFGAAIGSHMREIDGVSYGAFIVPGLIMLSLLTQSVSNASFAIYFPKFTGTIYELLSAPVSPLEIVISYVGAAATKSVILGLIILATAYLFVPLRVEHPVWMLLFLILTAVTFSLLGFIIGIWADGFEKLQLVPLLVVTPLTFLGGSFYSINMLPPFWQTVALFNPVVYLVSGFRWSFFGVSDVGVAVSLGMIVVFLLICLATVTWIFKTGYRLKS is encoded by the coding sequence ATGAACTACTATGCGATTGGTTCAATCTATAAGTTCGAAATGGCGCGCGCCTGGCGGACTCTGCTGCAAAGCATCATCGCTCCGGTGATCTCGACATCGCTCTATTTCATCGTCTTCGGTGCCGCCATCGGTAGCCACATGCGGGAAATCGATGGCGTGAGCTATGGCGCCTTTATCGTGCCGGGCCTCATCATGCTCTCGCTGCTCACGCAGAGCGTCTCGAACGCCTCCTTCGCGATCTATTTCCCAAAGTTCACCGGAACCATCTACGAGCTTCTGTCTGCGCCGGTCTCACCGCTGGAAATCGTTATCAGCTATGTCGGCGCAGCCGCCACCAAATCCGTCATTCTCGGGTTGATCATTCTCGCGACGGCCTATCTTTTTGTGCCGCTCCGGGTGGAGCATCCTGTCTGGATGCTGCTGTTCCTCATTCTGACCGCCGTCACCTTCAGCCTGCTGGGCTTCATCATCGGCATCTGGGCCGATGGTTTCGAGAAGCTGCAACTCGTTCCGCTTCTCGTCGTCACACCGCTCACCTTTCTCGGCGGCAGCTTCTATTCCATCAACATGCTCCCGCCGTTCTGGCAAACAGTAGCGCTGTTCAACCCCGTCGTTTATCTCGTCAGCGGCTTCCGCTGGAGCTTCTTCGGCGTCTCAGACGTCGGCGTGGCTGTCAGCCTTGGCATGATTGTTGTCTTTCTTCTGATATGCCTTGCCACTGTCACCTGGATCTTCAAGACCGGCTATCGGCTGAAGAGCTGA
- a CDS encoding ABC transporter ATP-binding protein has product MQPIISISQLSKVYASGFQALKGIDLTINKGEIFALLGPNGAGKTTLISIICGIVSPSEGTILADGHDITVEYRAARSKIGLVPQELTTDAFETVWATVSFSRGLFGKPSNPAYVEKILRDLSLWDKRNSPIRTLSGGMKRRVMIAKALSHEPQILFLDEPTAGVDVELRRDMWDVVRTLRDNGVTIILTTHYIEEAEEMADRIGVIDKGRIILVEDKHELMRKLGQKRLTILLQKKLDHIPAALEIYGLELAADGHELVYTYDTQGERTGITDLLGALRQADVTFKDLQTTQSSLEEIFVSLVRNGA; this is encoded by the coding sequence ATGCAACCCATCATTTCCATCTCCCAACTGTCCAAGGTCTATGCCTCGGGCTTCCAAGCCCTCAAGGGCATAGACCTCACCATCAACAAGGGCGAGATCTTCGCCCTGCTCGGTCCCAACGGCGCCGGCAAGACGACGCTGATCAGCATCATCTGCGGAATCGTCAGTCCCAGTGAGGGCACCATCCTCGCTGATGGCCACGATATCACCGTGGAATACCGTGCTGCCCGCTCCAAGATCGGTCTCGTTCCACAGGAATTGACCACGGACGCCTTCGAGACGGTATGGGCAACTGTGAGCTTCAGCCGCGGGCTCTTCGGCAAGCCGTCCAACCCCGCCTATGTCGAGAAGATTCTGCGCGACCTCTCCTTATGGGATAAGCGCAACAGCCCAATCCGGACATTGTCCGGCGGCATGAAGCGTCGTGTGATGATCGCCAAGGCGCTATCGCATGAACCGCAGATCCTCTTCCTCGATGAACCAACCGCCGGCGTCGATGTCGAACTCCGCCGCGACATGTGGGATGTGGTACGGACGCTCCGGGACAACGGCGTCACCATCATCCTCACCACCCACTATATCGAAGAAGCGGAGGAGATGGCCGATCGTATTGGCGTCATCGATAAGGGCCGTATCATTCTAGTTGAAGACAAGCACGAGTTGATGCGCAAGCTCGGTCAGAAAAGATTGACGATCCTGCTGCAGAAGAAGCTTGATCATATTCCGGCCGCCCTTGAGATTTATGGCCTTGAGCTCGCGGCGGATGGCCACGAGCTTGTCTACACCTATGATACTCAAGGCGAGCGCACCGGTATAACCGATCTGCTGGGCGCTCTCCGGCAAGCGGATGTAACCTTCAAGGATCTTCAGACGACTCAAAGCTCTCTCGAAGAGATCTTCGTCAGTCTCGTGAGGAACGGCGCATGA
- the lon gene encoding endopeptidase La produces the protein MMLKNLPLFAADAGGAPGTDTATAQRPSELPPDALVIVPVRNFVLFPGVVMPIVVGRPTSVAAAQQAVREGRQIGVLMQRDPEAEPSPLGLHRMGVVANILRFVTAPDGSHHLICQGDGRFYVEEFIKETPYLAARVRRIEEPDGNSSDIEARFLHLQGQATEALQLLPQAPQELLAAVQGATSASALTDLIAAYIDISPNDKQDILETVDLHARMEKVAKVLAKRIEVLRLSQEIGRQTKASLDERQREVLLREQMAAIQRELGEGDGKAQEVAELTEAITKAKMPPDVDQAARKELRRLERMPDASAEYGMIRTYLDWLIELPWALPEEKPIDIAQARRILDEDHFGLDKIKTRIVEYLAVRKLAPQGKAPILCFAGPPGVGKTSLGQSIARAMGRQFGRVSLGGVHDEAEIRGHRRTYVGALPGNIIQAIRKAGSRDCVLMLDEIDKMGSGVHGDPFAAMLEVLDPEQNNSFRDNYLGVPFDLSRVVFIATANMLDTIPGPLRDRMEIITLSGYTDSEKLEIAKRYLVRRQLEANGLKPEQVDIDDAALMAIIRNYTRESGVRNLEREVGRALRHIAVGIAEGNAGHTHIGLDQLDDLLGPPRFEDEVAMRVSVPGVATGLAWTPVGGDILFIEATRTPGGGRLILTGQLGEVMRESAQAALSLVKSKAKDVGIDPTLFERNDIHIHVPAGATPKDGPSAGVAMFTALVSALTGRTVRSDTAMTGEISLRGLVLPVGGIKEKVVAAARAGLTRVLLPARNRRDFEDIPEDARKRLEFVWLERVDDAIAEALDPAAEVKDAAPAK, from the coding sequence ATGATGCTCAAGAACCTGCCCCTTTTTGCCGCCGACGCTGGCGGTGCCCCCGGCACCGACACAGCCACAGCCCAGCGCCCGAGCGAACTTCCGCCGGACGCGCTCGTGATCGTGCCCGTTCGCAATTTTGTTCTGTTCCCAGGGGTCGTCATGCCCATCGTCGTGGGCAGACCAACATCCGTTGCAGCCGCCCAGCAAGCCGTACGGGAAGGGCGTCAGATCGGCGTTTTGATGCAGCGCGATCCAGAGGCCGAGCCGTCTCCGCTCGGCCTTCACCGCATGGGCGTGGTCGCCAATATTCTGCGCTTCGTGACTGCGCCGGACGGCTCGCATCATCTGATCTGCCAAGGCGACGGCCGCTTCTATGTGGAGGAGTTCATCAAGGAGACGCCGTACCTCGCAGCCCGTGTCCGTCGCATCGAGGAACCCGACGGCAACAGCTCTGACATTGAGGCGCGTTTCCTGCATTTGCAGGGGCAGGCGACGGAAGCCCTCCAGCTCCTGCCGCAGGCGCCGCAGGAATTGCTGGCAGCCGTGCAAGGGGCCACATCGGCCTCCGCGCTCACTGACCTCATCGCGGCTTACATCGACATCTCGCCAAACGACAAGCAGGACATCCTCGAGACCGTCGACCTCCATGCCCGCATGGAGAAGGTTGCAAAAGTCCTCGCCAAGCGCATCGAAGTGCTGCGCCTCTCCCAGGAAATCGGCCGTCAGACCAAGGCCTCGCTCGACGAGCGCCAACGTGAGGTTCTGCTGCGCGAGCAGATGGCGGCTATCCAGCGTGAACTCGGCGAGGGTGATGGCAAAGCGCAGGAGGTGGCCGAGCTTACAGAGGCGATTACCAAGGCCAAGATGCCGCCGGATGTCGACCAGGCGGCGCGTAAGGAATTGCGCCGGCTGGAGCGCATGCCGGATGCCTCTGCTGAATACGGCATGATCCGCACCTACCTCGATTGGCTGATCGAGCTGCCGTGGGCCTTGCCCGAGGAAAAGCCGATCGACATTGCGCAGGCGCGGCGAATCCTCGACGAGGATCATTTCGGCCTCGATAAAATCAAGACGCGAATCGTCGAATATCTCGCGGTACGCAAGCTCGCGCCGCAGGGCAAAGCGCCGATCCTCTGCTTCGCGGGACCACCCGGCGTCGGCAAGACCTCCCTCGGTCAGTCGATCGCACGGGCGATGGGACGCCAGTTCGGACGTGTCAGCCTCGGCGGTGTTCACGACGAGGCGGAGATCCGCGGCCATCGTCGGACCTATGTCGGCGCCCTGCCTGGCAACATCATCCAGGCAATCCGCAAGGCGGGTTCACGCGATTGCGTGCTGATGCTTGACGAGATCGACAAGATGGGCAGCGGCGTGCATGGCGACCCTTTCGCGGCCATGCTGGAGGTGCTCGACCCTGAGCAAAACAACAGCTTCCGCGACAACTATCTTGGCGTGCCGTTCGATCTGTCGCGCGTTGTGTTCATCGCTACCGCCAATATGCTCGACACGATCCCAGGCCCCTTGCGCGACCGTATGGAGATCATCACCCTCTCTGGCTATACAGACAGCGAAAAGCTGGAGATCGCGAAGCGTTATCTCGTCCGCCGACAGTTGGAAGCCAACGGTCTCAAGCCTGAGCAGGTTGATATCGACGACGCCGCTCTCATGGCCATCATCCGCAATTACACGCGCGAGTCAGGCGTGCGTAACCTCGAGCGTGAGGTTGGCAGGGCGCTCCGGCATATCGCCGTCGGCATCGCCGAGGGTAACGCTGGCCATACGCATATCGGTCTTGATCAGCTCGATGACCTGCTCGGCCCGCCGCGTTTCGAAGACGAGGTCGCGATGCGGGTGAGTGTGCCTGGCGTCGCGACAGGCCTTGCCTGGACACCCGTCGGCGGCGACATCCTCTTCATCGAGGCCACACGCACGCCCGGTGGCGGGCGGCTGATCCTCACCGGCCAGCTGGGCGAGGTGATGCGCGAAAGCGCCCAGGCCGCGCTCAGCCTCGTGAAGAGCAAGGCCAAGGATGTCGGTATCGATCCCACGCTCTTTGAGCGCAACGACATCCATATCCACGTTCCGGCAGGCGCGACGCCCAAGGACGGGCCGAGCGCGGGCGTCGCGATGTTCACGGCGCTCGTCTCCGCCTTGACAGGGCGTACCGTACGCAGCGACACGGCCATGACGGGTGAGATCAGTCTGCGTGGCCTTGTCCTGCCCGTCGGCGGCATCAAGGAAAAGGTGGTGGCCGCAGCACGCGCAGGGCTGACTCGCGTCCTCCTGCCCGCCCGCAACCGCCGAGATTTTGAGGACATTCCGGAAGATGCGCGCAAGCGTCTCGAATTCGTGTGGCTGGAGCGTGTGGATGACGCGATAGCTGAAGCTCTGGACCCTGCAGCGGAAGTGAAGGACGCCGCTCCCGCGAAATAG
- a CDS encoding Hsp20/alpha crystallin family protein yields MKNRDLKAWMWSDAVEMLARAERMHRDLFRPAAGAGRMTTPQWEPPVDVLETDHELRVLAALPGVDPDHIQVSIANGVLIIAGERVLPPELRTATIHRLELPQGRFERQLQLPTGRYEVGRPSVINGCLLVVLRKLV; encoded by the coding sequence ATGAAGAACCGGGACCTGAAGGCCTGGATGTGGTCCGATGCGGTCGAAATGCTGGCGCGGGCCGAGCGGATGCATCGGGATCTGTTTCGCCCCGCCGCCGGTGCTGGGCGGATGACAACGCCCCAGTGGGAACCGCCTGTCGACGTACTTGAGACTGACCATGAGCTGCGGGTGTTGGCTGCTTTGCCAGGCGTCGATCCCGATCATATCCAGGTCTCCATCGCCAACGGGGTCCTCATCATCGCGGGAGAACGTGTCCTCCCGCCTGAACTGAGAACGGCGACCATTCATCGCCTCGAGCTGCCTCAAGGCCGGTTCGAACGGCAACTTCAGTTACCAACAGGCCGTTATGAGGTCGGCAGGCCGTCCGTGATCAACGGTTGCCTCCTTGTCGTCCTGCGTAAGCTTGTCTGA
- a CDS encoding LysR family transcriptional regulator, whose product MNLRGIDLNLLVVLDALLDEAHVSRAAHRLGLSQPATSSALERCRQMFGDPLLERARGGMRRSPRAEALRTSLKALLADAAELIDPPPPNIREIRRAVRIVMADYPAVIVVGPLHAHLARSAPGIDLVIQPWQGADAALDGLAKGTIDLAASVFPRADPSFQRKDILQEHYRVLMRRDHPAAADFTLERWLAFPHVLVSARGEMRGALDDSLARIGRSRRVGIVVPSFTMVPPLVDGADLIAMLPSRCLPTDNGERFAVFDPPILIPGFPLHLAWHVRRSTDIAVQHVARVMTDLLKAMA is encoded by the coding sequence ATGAATTTACGGGGAATCGATCTCAACCTGCTCGTGGTGCTCGACGCCCTGCTCGACGAGGCTCATGTCTCCCGTGCGGCACACCGTCTGGGGCTGTCGCAACCCGCAACGTCGAGCGCGCTTGAGCGCTGCAGGCAAATGTTTGGCGATCCGCTGCTCGAACGCGCGCGTGGTGGTATGCGGCGCTCGCCGCGCGCCGAGGCTCTGCGCACAAGTCTGAAGGCCTTGCTGGCGGATGCTGCGGAACTCATCGACCCGCCTCCCCCGAATATCCGGGAGATCCGCCGCGCTGTGCGCATCGTCATGGCGGATTATCCGGCCGTCATCGTCGTGGGCCCTCTGCATGCTCATCTTGCGCGATCAGCGCCCGGCATAGATCTCGTCATCCAGCCCTGGCAGGGCGCGGACGCGGCTCTCGACGGCCTTGCCAAGGGCACCATTGACCTTGCAGCCTCCGTCTTCCCGCGCGCAGATCCGTCGTTCCAGCGCAAGGACATTTTGCAGGAACATTACCGTGTCCTCATGCGCCGGGATCATCCGGCGGCCGCCGATTTCACGCTGGAGCGATGGCTTGCCTTCCCGCATGTGCTGGTCTCCGCACGCGGCGAGATGCGGGGAGCCCTCGACGACAGCCTGGCGAGGATCGGTCGAAGCCGGCGGGTTGGCATCGTTGTGCCAAGCTTCACCATGGTGCCGCCCCTGGTGGACGGCGCCGATCTCATCGCCATGTTGCCCAGCCGGTGCCTGCCGACGGATAACGGGGAGCGTTTCGCCGTTTTCGATCCTCCGATCCTGATCCCCGGTTTTCCGCTGCATCTTGCCTGGCATGTGCGCCGAAGCACCGATATTGCGGTGCAACACGTCGCCCGGGTGATGACCGACCTGCTGAAGGCAATGGCGTGA
- a CDS encoding NAD(P)H-dependent oxidoreductase, with protein MSQRHAKTLVLMFHPDVNRSRANKALSHAAAALEGVTVADVRADYPDGRIDTDAEVERLLGAQRIVLQFPIQWYSTPPLLKAWQDVVLTRMFYMNYQNEGRLLEGRPLLVAATAGNKASTYAETGSNLCPLEALLSPLRVTAHRCGLAWADPFLLYEANTLPTTALAEAAADYATRLRTWIATAA; from the coding sequence ATGTCTCAGCGCCATGCCAAGACCCTTGTCCTGATGTTTCATCCCGATGTGAACAGATCGCGTGCCAACAAGGCCCTGTCCCATGCGGCGGCTGCGCTCGAAGGTGTAACCGTCGCCGATGTCAGAGCCGATTATCCGGATGGCCGCATTGACACCGATGCCGAGGTCGAGCGCTTGCTTGGCGCCCAGCGGATCGTGCTGCAATTCCCCATCCAGTGGTATTCAACCCCGCCGCTCCTCAAGGCTTGGCAGGATGTCGTGCTCACCCGGATGTTCTACATGAACTACCAAAACGAAGGACGGCTTCTGGAAGGCCGCCCTTTGCTGGTTGCGGCGACCGCGGGGAACAAGGCGAGCACCTACGCCGAGACTGGTTCCAATCTCTGCCCGCTGGAGGCGCTGCTTTCTCCCCTGCGTGTCACGGCCCACCGATGCGGTCTCGCCTGGGCGGACCCGTTTTTGCTGTATGAGGCGAACACGCTGCCGACCACCGCGTTGGCGGAGGCAGCTGCGGACTACGCTACCCGTTTGCGGACATGGATCGCGACGGCAGCCTAG
- a CDS encoding aldose 1-epimerase family protein, with translation MPPSTETRTPPLVHIASHGYRASINPAGAELMSLDHDGRPLLWPGDANSWAERAPVLFPTIGLVTNGEIRVDGRTYPMPPHGFAKRSLFTVTASEPDRCTLTLEATAATREHYPFAFRLQLDYSLGAEGLRIAATITNPGREALPASFGFHPGFRWPLEAGVQKDSYTVRFADDRRLATKRPVQGFFTDESTVIDVPDGHLALQDDLFAGGGLFVVAPESSEVRFGSPAGKIALRIAYKNCPDVMLWMKPGAGFLCIEPWHGRPDPAGFADDFKRKPGLATIPPGASTVVTMTVGVDE, from the coding sequence ATGCCCCCATCGACCGAGACCCGAACCCCACCACTCGTGCACATTGCAAGCCATGGCTATCGCGCCAGCATCAATCCCGCGGGCGCCGAGCTGATGAGCCTTGATCATGACGGCCGGCCGCTCCTATGGCCCGGTGACGCCAACAGCTGGGCCGAGCGCGCGCCGGTGCTGTTTCCGACTATCGGCCTCGTCACCAACGGCGAAATCCGTGTGGACGGACGCACCTATCCGATGCCTCCGCACGGCTTCGCCAAACGCTCACTCTTTACAGTCACCGCGAGCGAACCTGATCGTTGTACCCTGACGCTTGAAGCAACCGCCGCCACGCGCGAGCACTATCCTTTCGCGTTTCGTCTGCAGCTCGACTACAGCCTCGGCGCGGAGGGCCTGCGCATCGCCGCGACAATCACCAATCCAGGGCGTGAGGCGCTGCCGGCAAGCTTCGGTTTTCATCCTGGTTTTCGCTGGCCGCTGGAAGCCGGGGTGCAGAAGGACTCCTATACCGTGCGTTTTGCGGACGACCGACGTCTGGCAACCAAACGGCCAGTCCAAGGCTTCTTCACGGATGAAAGCACGGTTATCGATGTGCCGGACGGCCATCTTGCCCTCCAGGACGATCTTTTCGCGGGCGGCGGTCTCTTCGTTGTCGCGCCGGAGAGCTCCGAAGTTCGATTTGGCTCCCCCGCTGGTAAGATCGCGCTGAGGATCGCTTACAAGAATTGTCCCGACGTCATGTTGTGGATGAAGCCGGGAGCGGGTTTCCTCTGCATCGAACCTTGGCACGGGCGCCCGGACCCAGCTGGCTTTGCCGACGATTTCAAACGCAAGCCGGGCCTCGCGACCATTCCCCCCGGCGCATCCACCGTTGTCACGATGACGGTTGGCGTTGACGAATAG
- a CDS encoding LacI family DNA-binding transcriptional regulator yields the protein MRKPTMHDVARRAGVSTGTVSNVLNDPQVVSADKRERVLAAIAHLGYLRNSLAQNLKSQSSRVIGLCVPHAASAYFTSLIDALEDIAYTRGYEMVQILSRHDPEMEYRRVETLLAHRIAGLIIVPSQSPQRTFDLLDRSRVPAIMVDRLWPDDRFDYVTMNNSEAMRATVAGLIARGHRHILYTARYPDLVTTQQRIAAFEAAGQAAVEATRTTVLVSGEDEIAFGPRLAAALHAPAPPTAVIASNSVITLWVLRAFRDAGITCPDDVSLVAFDEPVWADVMTPPLSIIRHPSTAIAETTWELLMERLEDSRNMQVSPKPRRHVQLPATLEFRGSVGAPRAAASQD from the coding sequence ATGCGTAAGCCGACCATGCATGATGTCGCGCGCCGCGCGGGGGTGTCGACGGGCACGGTATCCAATGTGCTGAATGATCCGCAGGTCGTCAGCGCGGACAAGCGTGAGCGGGTGCTGGCGGCCATCGCCCATCTCGGCTATCTGCGCAACAGCTTGGCCCAGAACCTGAAGAGTCAGAGTTCCCGCGTCATCGGGCTGTGCGTGCCCCATGCGGCAAGCGCCTATTTCACGAGCTTGATCGATGCCCTGGAGGACATCGCCTACACGCGCGGCTATGAGATGGTCCAGATCCTCAGCCGGCACGATCCGGAGATGGAATACCGACGCGTCGAAACGCTGCTCGCCCACCGCATCGCCGGTCTGATCATCGTTCCAAGCCAGTCGCCGCAGCGTACTTTCGACCTGCTCGACCGCTCACGTGTTCCGGCGATCATGGTGGACCGCCTCTGGCCGGACGACCGCTTCGACTATGTGACGATGAACAACAGCGAAGCCATGAGAGCGACCGTCGCCGGCCTCATCGCCCGAGGACATCGCCATATCCTCTACACAGCACGCTATCCGGACCTCGTCACAACACAGCAGCGCATCGCCGCCTTCGAGGCCGCTGGGCAAGCCGCCGTGGAAGCGACGCGCACCACAGTTCTCGTCAGCGGGGAGGATGAGATCGCGTTCGGACCCCGGCTCGCCGCCGCTCTGCACGCCCCTGCCCCACCGACAGCCGTCATCGCCAGCAACAGCGTGATCACGCTCTGGGTGCTCCGCGCGTTCAGGGATGCGGGAATTACCTGCCCTGATGATGTGTCGCTGGTCGCCTTCGACGAGCCGGTCTGGGCTGATGTCATGACGCCGCCCCTGTCCATCATCCGGCATCCGAGCACCGCAATCGCGGAGACCACCTGGGAACTCCTGATGGAGCGGCTGGAGGACAGCCGCAACATGCAGGTCTCGCCAAAGCCTCGGCGCCATGTCCAGCTTCCCGCGACGCTTGAATTCCGAGGCTCCGTGGGAGCGCCGCGCGCAGCAGCGTCCCAAGATTGA